The genomic window TAATAATTTTAGTGGAAATGATTCTGAAAATATTAGTAAAGTTTCTTTTGTATGTAAAACAGAAGAAATTAAAAAAATTAATGATAAAAAGGAAGAAAAAAAATTAGAGATTAGAGCTAAAGATAATAAAGAGAATATTAGTATAAAACCATTAAAGCAATCATTAGCAGAAGTAGTTTTAAGCATTTTTCATAAATAATTTTAAATAGGGAATAATAGGGGATAACTTTTAAGTTATCTCCTATTTTTTAAATGTACAGGAAAGTATAAAAATTTTGAAGGCTGAAAATTAGATATTATCTAGCTTTTAGCCTTCAAATATGTTAGATTAATTATAAATTAGAGGTTTAACAGATGAAAAAAGGTAAGATAAAAAGAATATTAGAAGACCATTGGAAAGAGTTTGAAAAGTTATATAAAAATAAGATTAGACCTAATGTTAAAAAGGAAGTAGAAAAAGTTTTAAAGTGTAAAGATACAAAGTATGGATTTATTGAATTGAAGTGTAATAATTGTAATACTACAAAGAGAATCGGATTTACATGTAAAAGTAGATTTTGTACTTCATGTGGAAAGATTTATACGGATAATTGGATTGATAATATGTTGGGAAATTTAATAAATGTTAGGCATAGACATATAGTTTTTACTATACCAAAAGAATTAAGAGAATTCTTTGGACTGGATAGACAAAGACTTAAGATATTGCCGAAGTGCGCAGCGAGAGCTGTTACGAGTTGGATGCATAGTTTAAATAGAAAGGAGGAATTCACACCAGGTATAGTAACTGTAATACATACATTTGGAAGAGATTTAAAGTGGAATCCTCATGTACATATGATGGTTACAGAAGGAGGGAGAGGAAATATAACAGAATGGAGGCATATAAGGCACATATCTTATGAATCATTAAGAAAAAGATGGCAAAAGGTTTTGTTAGATGAAATAACTTATATAAATGGAAATACAAAAGAAATTAAATTACTAAAAAATAAACTATATAAAGAGAAAGATAAAGGTTTTTATGTTCATGCTAAAACTGAGATAAAATCAGCGAAGACAGCAGCAAAATATGTAGGGAGATATGTGGGACGTCCTGCGATAGCGGAATCAAGGATTCTTAAATATGATGGTGAAAATGTGACTTATAAATATACTAGACATGAAGATAATAAGGTCATAGTTGAAACTGTACATGTATATGAGTTCATAAAAAGAATAATAAGACATATTCCAGAGAAAAATTTTAAAATGATAAGATACTTTGGAATTTATTCTAGAAGAAGCAAAGGAAAATTTAATTTTATAAAAATGATAGATGAAAAGATATTAAGTATAAGAAGATCTATAGCAACTTGGGAGAATAGAATACTGGCAATAAGTGGTGTAAATCCGTGTAAATGTCCTAACTGTGGTAATAAAATGAGATTTCATGATATTGTATATCCTAAATATGGGTCCATGAGGGAACGGCTGAGAATTAAGATTATAGAAGAGAATGAAGAAAAATTAGAAAAGGCTATAGAAAATTATGCTATTACTAAACGTATATTAAGTGGTAAAATAATTCCGAAAACAACTTAGTTGGAGGAAGTAAGATGAAAACAGAGGAAATATTATATATTTGTACTATTTGCGGAGCTAAAGAAAATATTCCTAAAGAAGTAGTTGAATATTTTGATGAAATGGATCAAAGCAATGTTGATGAACCACCATGCTTTTCATGTGAAAAGTGCGGAGGAGTAATGAGGCCTAAAGAGTATACTGGAGTATATGGAATAAAGTATTAATTAATAGGAAAAATATAGCATAGAACAGATATCGGTTCTATGCTTCTTAAGGTACTTAAAATTAAATTCCCGAAGGGAGCGTGGCGAAAGCCACTTTTTTATTTTTGTTGTTTAAAAAAGAAAATATTTGGAAATAATATCACTAAGGAGTGATTTTATGGAAAATAAGAATAATAAAAAGAAGATAGGTATAGCAATTTCAGCTATAACAGTATTAGTAATATGTTTTTGTATAAGTTATTTTGTTACTGATTATATGAGAAATCAAGAGAAAGCTAGGATAAAAGAGGAACAAGAAGAGGAAAAAACCGTTTATAATCAATTAAGTAAAGTTGTAAAAGATAGTGCTACAGTTATATTAAAAACTGAAGATAAGATAGATACAGAAGAGCAAATGTCAGCTCTAAAAGAGCGTTTAAATTTAACTGGGGATGTAACAAAGGAAATGTTATCGGAAGTATTAGGAAAACAAGGATATAAAATAGATGAAATGTCAGATATGAAGTATATTTTTAAAAGATCAGAAGAGGACTCTAATAAGGTAGAACCTAATAAATTTTTTATAGGTGAAAAAGATGGTTTTTTAGCTGTTTATAAAAGTGATGAGAGCGGGAAGTTAGCCATAACATCAGAAAAAGATGTATTCAGAGATAAAAAGAGATTAAAGGATTTACCGGAGAGAGAGCAAAATAAAATTAAAAACTTTGAATTTATGTATGATACAAGAGAAAAAGCTATTGAAGATATAACAGAATTAATATCATAAATAAGTAGTAAGGAATAACAACTATAAATAAGGGAATAAATAAAATATACAAAAAGGCATTAGCTTTAAATTTAGGAGGTATTTTTTTATGAATGTTAGCCCTTATTATAATTATTTATTAGTTATGACAGATGGAAGTACAAAAGGCTTTAATGATTTAGAGACTGCTAAGGGTTATATAAATATTTATTATGAGGATAGAATAAAGAAAAGCTCATTAAAGAGAGATTATCATGATATAACAGAGCTTCCGGGACAATTTAGGAATAATATTTGCCAGCATATGGGTGTTGGTGAAGGTGAATGTAGAGTATATGATTTAGATGATTTTATAGAAAAACTAAGAGAACAATTAGTTTTTGATGATGAAAAGGAAGAAATAATATCTAAATTATTACAAAAAGATATAAGTTTAAACATATACGATTATTCATTAGATAATATACTAACAGATGTTAAAGTTATAAATATGATTGAACCTTATGGAGAAGTTTGATTTTATATAAAGCCTAATAAATATAAGAATTTAAAAGGATAGAAATTATAAATTTTCTATCCTTTTTTATGTTATAATCGTAACCTATTTAATTATACTGTGGTGTTGAATTATTTAGCCTATAGTGATAAAGTATAAGTTAGGTTTATTGTAAATGTGGAGGGGTTTAGTATGTATGAATATATAAAAGGTAAATATATGGGGATTAATAAAGATTATATTGTTGTTGAAAACAATGGATTAGGTTATAAAGTTTTTACATCAGGTGCTACAATGTCCTCCATGCCTAAAGTAGGAGAAGATATAATGTTATATCTTGAACAAATTGTTAGAGAAGATTTTTTAGGTCTTTATGGTTTTGATTCAAGAGAAGAACTAGAAATGTTTAAAATGTTATTAAGTATAAATGGTGTAGGAGCAAAAGCAGCTTTATCATTATTATCTATAAGCAGAATAAATAATCTAAAATATGCTATAATGATGGGTGATGATAAGCATTTATGTAGAGCACCGGGTATAGGAAAGAAAACAGCTGGAAGAATTATTCTAGAATTAAAGGATAAATTAAAACCAGATGAGTTAATTGATGATATAGAAAACGTAGAATCAATTGAAAATATAGAGAAATATAATGTAAATGTTATTAGTGAAGCATTAGGAGCTTTACTTGCTCTAGGGTATTCAGAAAAAGAAGCAGAAAGCGCCTTAAGAAAGGTTAATAAAGATGATACTGTTGAAAATATAATAAAAAGTTGTTTAAAAGTTTTAATGGGATAGAGGTGAAGTTATGGAAAGAATAATAACACCTGAAGAGATTTTAGAAGATAGTAATGGATTAAGTTTAAGACCTCAAACTATAAATGAATATATTGGTCAAGATAAAGTAAAAGAAAGACTAAATATATTTATTAAGGCTGCTAAAAATAGAGGTGAAGCATTAGATCATGTTCTTTTATATGGTCCACCAGGACTTGGGAAAACCACCCTTGCTAATATAATAGCAAAAGAAATGGGGGGAGAGCTTAAAATAACTTCAGGTCCTGCAATCGAAAGAGCTGGTGATTTAGCTGCTATATTAACTACCCTAAAAGATAATGATGTATTATTTATAGATGAAATACATAGGCTTAATAGAAATGTAGAAGAAATATTATATCCTGCTATGGAGGATTATGTTTTAGATATAGTAATTGGTAAAGGTGCAGCTGCAAAGTCTATAAGACTTGATTTACCGAAGTTTACACTTATTGGAGCGACAACTAGAATAGGAATGTTAACATCACCTCTTAGAGATAGATTTGGCGTACTTTGTGATATGGAATATTATACAGAAGAACAATTAAAAGATATAATAATAAGATCAGCATTTGTGCTTAATTGTGATATTACTGAGGAAGGCGCTTTAGAACTTGCAAGAAGATCTAGAGGAACTCCAAGAATTGCAAATAGATTATTAAAGAGAGTCAGAGATTATGCTGAAGTGTATTCTGATTCTTTAATAAGTTTTAAAGAAGCAAAGGCAGCTCTTGAACTTCTGGAGGTAGACAATAAGGGCTTTGATAGAGTAGATAATAAAATATTAGAAGCAATAATAGATAATTTTGATGGAGGCCCTGTTGGAATAGAAACATTATCCTATTTTATTGGAGAAGAGCTTGGAACAATTGAAGATGTTTATGAGCCATATTTACTTCAAACAGGATTTATAGTTAGAACAGCAAGGGGAAGAATTGCTACGGAGAAAGCTTATGAACATTTAGGAAGAAGTAAAGGGAAAAAGAAACAGAAGGATGCACAACAAACATTTTTTAAATAGATATAAATTAAGTGTACTTATGAAGTTAGGAGAGTAAATATGAAAGTTAGTGATTTTGATTTTTATCTACCAGAAGAGCTTATAGCTCAGCACCCATTAGAGAGAAGAGATTCTTCAAGATTAATGGTTTTAGATAGAAATACTGGGGATGTGGAGCATAAGCATTTTCATGATATAATTGAATATTTAAATGAAGGTGACACTATTGTTTTAAATAATACTAGAGTAATGCCTGCAAGACTTATAGGAGAAAAAGAAGGTACTGGTGGGAAAATAGAGTTTCTTCTATTAAAAAGAATAGAAGGAGATAAATGGGAGTGTTTAGCAAAACCAGGTAAAAAAGCAAAAATAGGTCAAAAATTTGTTTTTGGAAGCGGAAAGCTTAACTGTGAAGTAATAGATATAATTGAAGAAGGAAATAGAATAATTGAGTTTTCATATGAAGGAATTTTTGAGCAGGTTTTAGATGAATTAGGAGAAATGCCACTTCCACCATATATAACAGAAAGATTAGAAGATAGAGAAAGATATCAAACAGTTTATTCTAAGGAAAAGGGATCAGCAGCAGCTCCAACAGCAGGATTACATTTTACAGAAGAATTATTAAATGAAATAAAAGCTAAGGGAATTAATATAGCTTATTTAACTTTACATGTTGGACTTGGAACATTTAGACCAGTTAAGGCTGAAACTATAGATGAGCATGTAATGCATTCGGAATATTATTCATTAGATGAAAAAGATGCAGAAATAATAAATGATACTAAAATAAGAGGAAATAGAGTAATTTCAGTTGGCACAACATCAACAAGAACTTTAGAAACTATTGCAAATGAAGATGGATTAGTAAGGCCTCAAAGTGGATGGACTAACATTTTTATATATCCAGGATATAAATTTAAAGTTGTAGATAATTTAATTACAAACTTTCATTTGCCAGAATCAACATTAATAATGTTAGTATCAGCATTAGCAGGTAAAGAAAATGTTATGAATGCTTATAAAGAAGCAGTAGAGGAAAAATATAGATTCTTTTCCTTTGGTGATTCTATGTTTATAAAGTAAAGTTTACTAGAGAAAAAGGAAGTGTGAATTAGTGAGTAAAAAAAGATATACATTATTAAAAAAAGATGGAGAAGCAAGAAGAGGGAGATTTGAAACACCTCATGGAACAATAGAAACTCCAGTTTTTATGAATGTTGGAACTTGTGCAGTAATTAAAGGGGCAGTTTCAACAATGGACTTAAAGGAAATAGGATGTCAAGTTGAACTATCAAATACATATCACCTTCATTTAAGACCATCAGATAAAGTTGTTGCTAATTTAGGTGGTTTACATCAATTTATGAATTGGGATAGACCTATTCTTACAGATTCAGGTGGATTCCAAGTATTCTCATTATCAGGTATGAGAAAGATAAAAGAAGAAGGAGTATATTTTTCTTCACATATAGATGGAAGAAAAATATTTATGGGACCAGAAGAGAGTATGCAAATTCAAAGTAATCTTGCATCTACTATAGCTATGGCTTTTGATGAGTGTATTCCTAATCCATCAACTAGAGAATATGTAGAAAAGTCAGTTGCAAGAACTACAAGATGGCTTGAAAGATGTAAAAATGAAATGGATAGGCTAAATTCACTTGATAATACTATAAATAAAGAACAAATGCTTTTTGGTATAAACCAAGGTGGATGTTATGAAGATATAAGAATTGAACATGCTAAAACAATTACAAAAATGGACTTAGATGGATATGCTATTGGTGGTTTAGCAGTTGGAGAAACTCATGAAGAAATGTATAGAATAATAGAAGCGGTAGTACCACATCTTCCAGAAGATAAACCTATTTATTTAATGGGAGTTGGAACACCTGAAAATATTTTAGAAGCTGTTGACAGAGGAGTAGATTTCTTCGATTGTGTTTTACCAGCAAGAAATGGAAGACATGGGCATGTATTTACTAAAAATGGTAAGATAAATCTTATGAATGCAAAATTTGAATTAGATACAAGACCAATAGATGAAGGATGTCAATGTCCAGCATGTAAAAGTTATACAAGAGCATATATAAGACATTTATTTAAAGCGAAAGAAATGCTAGCTATGAGATTATGTGTTCTTCATAATTTATATTTTTATAATAAACTTATGGAAGAGATAAGGAATGCCATCGATGGTGAATATTTTAAGGAATTTAAAGAACAAAAGCTTAAAGAATGGAATACTAAAGCTTAAAAGTAAGATATATTATTTTGAATAGTTGACAATACTATATAAATGAAGTATATTACTTTATATGAAAAAAAGTTCATAAAAGCGTTTAGAAAGGAATGTTGAAAATGAATTTATTTATAACGTTATTACCAATTATTTTAATGTTTGGACTTATGTATTTATTACTTATATTACCTGAAAAGAAGAGAAATAAAAAGTACAATGAAATGCTTTCACAATTAGAGAAAAATGATGAAGTTATGACTAGAGGTGGAATCATTGGTAAGATAATAATTATAGAAGAAAACAATGTAATTATAGAAACTAGTGCAGAAAGAACAAAAATTAAAGTTTCTAAAACTGGAATAGCAACAAAATTAAATAAAGAAGATTAGAATATTACCCGCTGATATATCATAAGATTAATTATCAGGGGGTGATTTTATATGGATTTTAAAAGTTACTTTCGAAGTGTTTTGAAAGGTATGGTTGGAGCTTTAATTATAACTGTTTTAATTACTGCTATATTTTCTTTAATTATGACAAAGGTATCCTTTAGTGAAGGTGTTTTTAACGTCATTTATGTTGTAATTTCATGTATAGCTTTAGTTATAGGTAGTATAATTGGAGCAAAAGCACATGGTAGTAAGGGATGGATAGTAGGATTAGGAGTTGGCATTACATTTTACATAGCATTATACATAATAGGCATTATTTGTGGTGTAGAAGCTAGTCTTGCTATGTATGATTTAATAAAATTTGCTTTATGTGTTTTAATAGGAACTTTATCAGGAATGCTTGGAATAAACCTTTAAAATTATAAAAAAACTTCAACATATGTTGAGGTTTTTTTTGTTTATTAAAATTTTGTAACAATTTAGAAAATATTCCTTGGTTATTCAAAAATTTAGCAATTTATCTTGATATTAGTTGACATAAGTAATATAATTTAGAGTGAAAACGAAAAAAGAGGGGGAAAAACATGAAAGCAAAAGGCAAAGGTAAAGGCAAAAGCTTAATAATATTTTTACTCTGTGTAATTGCTATATTTTCTTTAGCATTTGCAGGCTTTAAGGGTTTTAAAATTGCGGGATGGGAGTTTAAGTCATTCGATAAAGTTATAACCAAAGGATTAGATCTACAAGGTGGAGTTTCTGTATTAATGGAAATACAGGATGAAAATTCTTCAAGAGATGACCTTGAAAAAACAAGACAATTATTAGAGCTTAGAGTTAATAAGTTAGGAGTTGCTGAAACCACTGTAGCAACAGAGGGAGAAAAAAGAATAAGAGTAGACATTCCAGGGAAATTTGACTCAAATGAAATTGTTGATAGTTTGGGTAAAACAGGAAATCTAACATTTAAAGATCCAAGTGGAAATGTAGTTTTAACAGGAAAAGATGTTAAAGAAGCTACAGCAATGTTAGATCATCAAACTAATAAACCTGTAGTTTCGCTTAAGTTAAATGAAGAAGGTCAAAAGAAATTTGCAGATGCAACTTCAAAAAATATAGGAAAACAGATATCAATATCAATGGATGAAGAAGTGATTTCAAGTCCAACAGTACAAAATGCTATTACAGATGGAAATGCAATTATAACAGGAAGTTCAACAATTGATGAAGCTAAAAATTTATCTGGACTTATAAATTCAGGTGCACTACCTGTATCAATTAAAGCTGTATCAGTTAATAATGTTGGAGCACAATTAGGATCAGAAGCACTTCCTAATGCTATGAAAGCTGGAGTAGTAGGTATAGCACTAATATTTATATTTATGATAATTTACTATAGAGTACCAGGAATATTATCCTGTATAGCTTTAGTTTTATATACAACATTAGTTCTTTTAATTTTTGCAGAAGTTGGAGCAACTTTGACATTACCAGGTATAGCAGGATTCTTACTTACAATAGGTATGGCAGTAGATGCAAATGTGCTTATATTTGAAAGAATAAGAGAAGAATTAGCAAAAGGAATTAGTATTAAAAGTGCTGTTAAGAAAGGGTTTGAAAATGCCTTATCATCAATTGTAGATTCTAACGTAACTACAATAATAGCAGCATTAGTATTATACTTTATAGGATCAGGAGCTGTTAAGGGTTTTGCTGTAACACTTATGATAGGTATATTAGTAAGTATGTTTACAGCCTTAATAGTTACTAAGCTTTTAGTAAACTTATCAGTTGAAATAGGCCTTTTAAAAGATATTAGACAATTTAGAGTAAAGAGGGGGGCTAAAAATGCTTAAAATAATAGAAAAAAGTAAGATTTGGTTCTCAATTTCATTAATAATAATTTTAATAGGCTTAGGATTTATATTTACAAGAGGTCTAAACTTTGGAATAGATTTCAAGGGTGGAACTAAAGTTGTAATTGAATTAGGAGAAAATTTTAATAAATCAGAAGTTGATGAAATTGTAAAGAAGTATGCAGATGATGCAGTAACAAATGAAGTTGATAAAACTCAATATGAAATAAAGTCTAGAGATTTAGATACTTCTAAAGTAGCAGAATTATTTAAAGAGCTTAAAGAAAAATATAACTTAGAAGATAAGGCATTATTATCACAAGAGGAAATAGGAGCATCTATAGGTAAAGAATTAACAAGAAATTCTATTGTTGCATTAATTATAGCTTGTGGAGCAATGCTTATCTATATAGCATTTAGATTTAAAATGAATTATGGTATAGCAGCTTTATTAGCACTTTTACATGACGTTCTAATTACGTTAAGTATATTTGCAATATTTAATATACCAGTAAATACACCATTTATTGCATCTATATTAACTATAATAGGTTATTCAATAAACGATACTATAGTAATCTTTGATAGAATAAGAGAAAATTCAAAAAATATGAGAAGAGCCCCAGCTATTGAAATTGCAAATAAAAGTTTAACTCAAACTTTAGCTAGATCAATTAATACAACATTAACTACTTTATTTGTAATAGCTTCAGTTAATGTATTTGTACCAACAGTTAGAGAATTCTCATTCCCATTACTTATAGGTATAGCTTTTGGAGCATATTCATCATTATTCATAGCTTCACCAATATGGGTTATATTAAAGAATAGAGAAGAAAAGAAAAAAGAAATGAAAGTGGCATAATTGCTGAAAATATAACTTGATTTATAAACCTCCAAAATTTTTTTGGAGGTTTATTGTTTTTTTCGTAGAAAACATTTGTAATATAGTTAATTTTCAATTATAATATATGTGTTTTCTTAATTTTATGGAGGAGTTTATAATGCGCAAGTTTTGGGAGAGTATTTATAGTCCAAATTACATAACTGGATATAATCCCTTTATACTTAAAGATATGAACAAAGCTATTGAACGAATGGTAGAGGCTATAAATAATAGAAAAAAAATAGTTATTTATGGCGTGCCAAATGTAGATGGGCTATGTGCTATTGCATCATTGAGTTTAGTATTAAGATATTTAAATGCTGACGTTGAGTATATAATTAATGATGATGATTCAAATACTTCTGGAATTACATCTAATGATATAATAAATAATGTTAATTTTTTGGGGGGTCAGCTTCTAATAACTTTGGGGATAGATTTAAATTCAGAAGAAGAACAAATGCTTTGCAAAGATCTTGGTATAGATTTAATTGTTTTGGAAAATAAATTGATAAATATTGATAAAGGATACATATACATAAATCCAAATCAAAAATGCTGTCAATATAGATATAAAAATTTATCTATTAGTGGATTAGCATTTAAATTAATGCAGGCAATTGCAATATATTATAACATAAAAAGCATTAATAAATATTTGGATTTGATTTTAATTGGTGAACAATGGGCAGAAGTACCTTTGAAAGGTGAAAATGCTGTTATATTAAAAGAAGGAAGAAAATTTTTAATTAACACCAATAATCATGGATTAAGATCTATTATGGATTATTATGATATAATAGAAATGGATGAAAAGTGTATTTTAAAGATAATAGAGGTAATAACACCTACTATTAATGCAGTTAGAATGATGGACAATGCTCGTATAATTATTGAGTTATTAACTACAACTAAAAAAGAAAGAGCAGAACAAATAACTAAATATTTAAATAAATCAAAGATAACTATATAATAAAATGCTAGTAAAAATATTAATAAAGTTAATATTTCTACTTACTATAATTATATAGTTTCTAATTTTTAATAATGGAGGATTTGCTATGGATCTAAAAGAAAAAATAAGAATAATTGATGGTTTCCCAAAGGAAGGAATAAGCTTTAAGGATATTACAACTGCAATAGGGGATGGAGAAGCTTTAAAATATTCAATAGATAAAATGGTTGAGCATCTTAAAGATAAAAATATAGATTTAATTGTTGGACCAGAAGCTAGAGGATTTATTTATGGTGTACCGGTAGCATATGCTATGGGAATTGGATTTGTTCCAGTTAGAAAGCCTGGAAAGCTACCAGGAGAAACTGTTTCAGTTGATTATGATTTAGAATATGGTAAGGATACATTACAAATACACAAGGATTCAATAAAGAAAGGCCAAAGAGTAGCTATAGTTGATGATTTATTAGCAACTGGTGGAACAATAGAGGCTGTTGCAAAGCTTGTTGAAATAGCTGGTGGAGAAGTTGTATCTTTAGAATTTGCAATAGAATTAACAGACTTAAAAGGTAGAGATAAGTTAAAGGGCTATGATGTTATGTCATTAGTTCAATATGATATCTAAATTTATTGAAAATAGTAATTAAATATTATATAATAGAAACAATAGGATGGCTGGTTTTTTAAACCAGCCATTGATTTTAGAATTTAATGAGGCAAAAGGAGAGTTAATCCTAATGATTGAGAATCTATTACAAAAAATTGAAGAAAATTGTAATAATATAGATATTGAAGTTATAAAAAAGGCACATGATTTGGCTACAGAGGCACATAAGGAACAAAAGAGAGAATCAGGAGAGCCTTATGTAATTCACCCTATAGATGTTGCTTGTATTTTAGCAGAAATGGGAATGGATACAAGTACTATCGTAGCGGGATTACTCCATGATGTTATTGAAGATACTCATTATACATACGAAGATATAAGTGAAATGTTTAGTGAAGAGGTTGCAAATTTAGTTCAAGGAGTAACTAAATTAGGAAAAATAGAATATAAAACTAAAGAAGAGCAACAAGCGGATAACGTTAGAAAAATGTTGTTAGCTATGGCAAAGGATATAAGAGTTATAATAATTAAACTTGCTGATAGATTACATAATA from Clostridium septicum includes these protein-coding regions:
- a CDS encoding IS91 family transposase; this encodes MKKGKIKRILEDHWKEFEKLYKNKIRPNVKKEVEKVLKCKDTKYGFIELKCNNCNTTKRIGFTCKSRFCTSCGKIYTDNWIDNMLGNLINVRHRHIVFTIPKELREFFGLDRQRLKILPKCAARAVTSWMHSLNRKEEFTPGIVTVIHTFGRDLKWNPHVHMMVTEGGRGNITEWRHIRHISYESLRKRWQKVLLDEITYINGNTKEIKLLKNKLYKEKDKGFYVHAKTEIKSAKTAAKYVGRYVGRPAIAESRILKYDGENVTYKYTRHEDNKVIVETVHVYEFIKRIIRHIPEKNFKMIRYFGIYSRRSKGKFNFIKMIDEKILSIRRSIATWENRILAISGVNPCKCPNCGNKMRFHDIVYPKYGSMRERLRIKIIEENEEKLEKAIENYAITKRILSGKIIPKTT
- the ruvA gene encoding Holliday junction branch migration protein RuvA, which translates into the protein MYEYIKGKYMGINKDYIVVENNGLGYKVFTSGATMSSMPKVGEDIMLYLEQIVREDFLGLYGFDSREELEMFKMLLSINGVGAKAALSLLSISRINNLKYAIMMGDDKHLCRAPGIGKKTAGRIILELKDKLKPDELIDDIENVESIENIEKYNVNVISEALGALLALGYSEKEAESALRKVNKDDTVENIIKSCLKVLMG
- the ruvB gene encoding Holliday junction branch migration DNA helicase RuvB, which encodes MERIITPEEILEDSNGLSLRPQTINEYIGQDKVKERLNIFIKAAKNRGEALDHVLLYGPPGLGKTTLANIIAKEMGGELKITSGPAIERAGDLAAILTTLKDNDVLFIDEIHRLNRNVEEILYPAMEDYVLDIVIGKGAAAKSIRLDLPKFTLIGATTRIGMLTSPLRDRFGVLCDMEYYTEEQLKDIIIRSAFVLNCDITEEGALELARRSRGTPRIANRLLKRVRDYAEVYSDSLISFKEAKAALELLEVDNKGFDRVDNKILEAIIDNFDGGPVGIETLSYFIGEELGTIEDVYEPYLLQTGFIVRTARGRIATEKAYEHLGRSKGKKKQKDAQQTFFK
- the queA gene encoding tRNA preQ1(34) S-adenosylmethionine ribosyltransferase-isomerase QueA, yielding MKVSDFDFYLPEELIAQHPLERRDSSRLMVLDRNTGDVEHKHFHDIIEYLNEGDTIVLNNTRVMPARLIGEKEGTGGKIEFLLLKRIEGDKWECLAKPGKKAKIGQKFVFGSGKLNCEVIDIIEEGNRIIEFSYEGIFEQVLDELGEMPLPPYITERLEDRERYQTVYSKEKGSAAAPTAGLHFTEELLNEIKAKGINIAYLTLHVGLGTFRPVKAETIDEHVMHSEYYSLDEKDAEIINDTKIRGNRVISVGTTSTRTLETIANEDGLVRPQSGWTNIFIYPGYKFKVVDNLITNFHLPESTLIMLVSALAGKENVMNAYKEAVEEKYRFFSFGDSMFIK
- the tgt gene encoding tRNA guanosine(34) transglycosylase Tgt, translating into MSKKRYTLLKKDGEARRGRFETPHGTIETPVFMNVGTCAVIKGAVSTMDLKEIGCQVELSNTYHLHLRPSDKVVANLGGLHQFMNWDRPILTDSGGFQVFSLSGMRKIKEEGVYFSSHIDGRKIFMGPEESMQIQSNLASTIAMAFDECIPNPSTREYVEKSVARTTRWLERCKNEMDRLNSLDNTINKEQMLFGINQGGCYEDIRIEHAKTITKMDLDGYAIGGLAVGETHEEMYRIIEAVVPHLPEDKPIYLMGVGTPENILEAVDRGVDFFDCVLPARNGRHGHVFTKNGKINLMNAKFELDTRPIDEGCQCPACKSYTRAYIRHLFKAKEMLAMRLCVLHNLYFYNKLMEEIRNAIDGEYFKEFKEQKLKEWNTKA
- the yajC gene encoding preprotein translocase subunit YajC, with protein sequence MNLFITLLPIILMFGLMYLLLILPEKKRNKKYNEMLSQLEKNDEVMTRGGIIGKIIIIEENNVIIETSAERTKIKVSKTGIATKLNKED
- a CDS encoding TIGR04086 family membrane protein — translated: MDFKSYFRSVLKGMVGALIITVLITAIFSLIMTKVSFSEGVFNVIYVVISCIALVIGSIIGAKAHGSKGWIVGLGVGITFYIALYIIGIICGVEASLAMYDLIKFALCVLIGTLSGMLGINL
- the secD gene encoding protein translocase subunit SecD, with product MKAKGKGKGKSLIIFLLCVIAIFSLAFAGFKGFKIAGWEFKSFDKVITKGLDLQGGVSVLMEIQDENSSRDDLEKTRQLLELRVNKLGVAETTVATEGEKRIRVDIPGKFDSNEIVDSLGKTGNLTFKDPSGNVVLTGKDVKEATAMLDHQTNKPVVSLKLNEEGQKKFADATSKNIGKQISISMDEEVISSPTVQNAITDGNAIITGSSTIDEAKNLSGLINSGALPVSIKAVSVNNVGAQLGSEALPNAMKAGVVGIALIFIFMIIYYRVPGILSCIALVLYTTLVLLIFAEVGATLTLPGIAGFLLTIGMAVDANVLIFERIREELAKGISIKSAVKKGFENALSSIVDSNVTTIIAALVLYFIGSGAVKGFAVTLMIGILVSMFTALIVTKLLVNLSVEIGLLKDIRQFRVKRGAKNA
- the secF gene encoding protein translocase subunit SecF; amino-acid sequence: MLKIIEKSKIWFSISLIIILIGLGFIFTRGLNFGIDFKGGTKVVIELGENFNKSEVDEIVKKYADDAVTNEVDKTQYEIKSRDLDTSKVAELFKELKEKYNLEDKALLSQEEIGASIGKELTRNSIVALIIACGAMLIYIAFRFKMNYGIAALLALLHDVLITLSIFAIFNIPVNTPFIASILTIIGYSINDTIVIFDRIRENSKNMRRAPAIEIANKSLTQTLARSINTTLTTLFVIASVNVFVPTVREFSFPLLIGIAFGAYSSLFIASPIWVILKNREEKKKEMKVA
- a CDS encoding DHH family phosphoesterase; this translates as MRKFWESIYSPNYITGYNPFILKDMNKAIERMVEAINNRKKIVIYGVPNVDGLCAIASLSLVLRYLNADVEYIINDDDSNTSGITSNDIINNVNFLGGQLLITLGIDLNSEEEQMLCKDLGIDLIVLENKLINIDKGYIYINPNQKCCQYRYKNLSISGLAFKLMQAIAIYYNIKSINKYLDLILIGEQWAEVPLKGENAVILKEGRKFLINTNNHGLRSIMDYYDIIEMDEKCILKIIEVITPTINAVRMMDNARIIIELLTTTKKERAEQITKYLNKSKITI